One window of Cherax quadricarinatus isolate ZL_2023a chromosome 18, ASM3850222v1, whole genome shotgun sequence genomic DNA carries:
- the LOC128689336 gene encoding uncharacterized protein: MWKDVLHNMLYFMHDLLPAAINKTNWTKDDIDKAASWAAYCERAARKFQNSNMDIALSCISKQSQWVLVLHDLQNARQLLLSLLMQNQLLDASVKEHVQQVTHTLLGADVLATLNKQVAQQEDFYKQVLHRMKETVDDEMQKKLEIRLILETANYSGPRQVQDCLDKMVMQPGGLSKILETVNLDDMGSAKENVNLSLQIIAWLEGVLHHPQDWRQHRRVVRDLCTLSSSLLCEILSSCPNIFKMVLLILNTEVQKLEPYYCAEGCSWMPKNPATSILSYQDLVCVYASILQNKLLAAHVHVTVCDWCLEDGGSTWTDIIKDANLKKKGKVDNSLISRKSNSDSN, encoded by the coding sequence ATGTGGAAGGATGTGCTCCATAACATGTTGTACTTCATGCATGACCTCCTTCCAGCTGCCATTAACAAAACCAACTGGACTAAGGATGACATTGACAAAGCAGCATCTTGGGCTGCCTACTGTGAGAGAGCAGCAAGGAAATTTCAAAACAGTAATATGGATATTGCTCTCTCTTGCATATCTAAGCAATCCCAGTGGGTACTGGTCTTACACGATCTTCAGAATGCCCGTCAACTACTACTAAGTCTCCTGATGCAGAACCAATTATTGGATGCTAGTGTTAAAGAGCATGTGCAacaagttactcacacattgctGGGCGCAGATGTGTTGGCTACGCTCAATAAGCAAGTCGCACAGCAAGAAGATTTCTATAAGCAAGttttacatagaatgaaagaaaCAGTTGATGATGAGATGCAAAAGAAACTAGAAATAAGGTTAATCCTTGAGACTGCCAACTATTCTGGGCCAAGACAGGTGCAGGACTGTCTCGATAAAATGGTGATGCAGCCAGGTGGACTTTCCAAGATTCTTGAGACTGTAAACCTGGATGATATGGGCAGTGCTAAGGAAAATGTTAACCTGAGTCTACAGATAATTGCCTGGTTGGAAGGTGTGTTACATCATCCACAAGACTGGCGGCAGCACAGGAGGGTTGTTCGTGACCTTTGTACTttgtcatcatcattattatgtgAAATTTTAAGCAGTTGCCCTAACATCTTTAAGATGGTTCTTTTAATTCTtaatacagaggtacaaaaattaGAACCTTACTATTGTGCTGAAGGGTGTAGTTGGATGCCAAAAAATCCAGCTACTTCTATCCTAAGCTACCAagatttggtgtgtgtgtatgcatcaATATTACAGAATAAATTATTAGCTGCACATGTACATGTGactgtatgtgactggtgtttaGAAGATGGAGGCAGTACATGGACAGATATAATCAAAGATGCAAATCTGAAGAAAAAGGGAAAGGTTGATAATAGTCTGATATCAAGAAAATCAAACAGTGACAGTAACTGA